agacgttcAATGATGACGAATGAGGCGGCGGAGGAGAGTATTGAAACTCACTGTGATTAGAGTGAGATGTGATACCGGAGGGGATGTTAGTGAtgctatatttatttatttatgaacgAAGCAAGCAAGACACAGAGAAACCGgagattttgtaattttggggACCAGCGTGCCATTTTCATTGcaattttgatatatatcaaatcttttgaTATTCTATGAGTGAAAATTAGTTACTTTTATCTTTAGCCCGGTGTATGATGTTCACATGAGCGCGCATGCATTGGTTTGCGACCGGAGCTTAGATCAAAGGATAGAGAATTATATTGGTGACATCTTTGCCTAATGAATGTTGATAGTTCACTATCACGCTTGTTTAATATGGGTGATAACGTTTTTGGtcctgagaataatttttgtttagaaatatttttttttatgtgttccCTAGACAAGTTTATGAGCGGAAAAATGTTGTTTGATAACTGTACAAATTTTCTATTCTCGAAATAGAGATTCGTACGTgaccttcaaattcttttgcaatttagatgttttcaatttttaaattatttttcttttatttttctttcttgtttttccttttgtcgATTGTAGGTCTTGGTGAGGCTCAACTAATGGGGCTTTAGCGAGGTTACTGGCCTTGGccgtttattttttaattcggaaaataaaaaaagaatagaatcaaatattatttgatcaGTTAATAAATAAAGCTTAGTGGATGGTGGTGCTGTTGCCACGGATCTTGAACTCAAAACATTCACTCACGGGTAGTCATTACACCTTTTCAGatgtcaaagaaagaaagaacaaaactCTTATCTACTACGGCTTCTGTCCCGTCCTTGATGAATGATTCGTGCACGGTTTCGAATGATTCATAACTGATATGGACTTTGACTTTTCTTCCCAAACCGTTCCTTATTATCATTCACTCATTGTCTAAACTTAAAATGGAATTATTCGACCGTCAAGAGTATGAGTGGCACTTCATCAAGAAAATTTCATGctcatatttttattgatttaaactAGATGACGTGACGGGGGTACATTTACGGTCCTCACCTTCGAGAAGCGCGGAAAAAGGAGAGCAACGCTGCATTTTAATTCAACAATGTTCTTAGTGGCAAGATAAAAATTTCTTTAGGACTCTTTTGAGTTCCAAGCTATGCTGAACCTCCATCTctagcaaaacataaaaatgatatGAATGTTGATTTCGTCGCACATTTTATGGACTAGAAGTAGATGCcaaatggatattttaatcataTATCCAATGTAATATAGGTTACGCTTGATAATCCGAATTTCTAATcaggataaaattatataaaataaaatgtgaaattcatgaattttgttatatcatatctGATATTTGGTGATTGTAATACTAAAAttagatatattcacatcatatcatatacacTATTTAGTATAAAAAGTATATCAATACAAATaaaccaaaatttttataaacagAGATGGAGAAAATCTCACTCAACATTGttgactattttatttttatttcccttattttttattaatttattttttcttttatcttcccCTTCAAACTATacaatatacctaaaatactaaaacacctaaaatatctaataaatataaatatatagtcTTATAtgtatattgaatttatattataaaatagaattaaatttgaattataagattaaattaaaataactattttttttgtattttgaatttttatattaaaattcaactattatttatgttgaaatataattttgattttatcaatttaagaagttcattatttgagaaaatgactttttaatttttaatattaaaaattttattcatctTTATTCCATCTCCTTTACAggataatatttatatttttcttatatctaattttatcctattttgaGTAGGCATTAAATGTAGAATAAGATAATTGTTatattatcttaaattttatcttGAGCAGCTGCAGTGTTTAAAAGAGAAGTGTCCGTAACAAAACTCAGAAAACGCCGTGACGCCTGACGTTCCGTACAACTGCTGAAGTCGAACTGCCGAGGAAACGGCCAGTCTTTTTTCCGTCTCCTTCGTCCGATCATCGATCGGTCAAGAGCGCCGCCGGCCATGATCCTCGTCGACGACGTTCCGGTCGTTCCCGGCTCCGATCCGCCTTCGCCGTCTCAGGTAACTCCCCTTCCCTGCGATCCCCCCTCCCTCCGTCGCTCGCTGCTTCCGATCACCGTCGTCGTACGGAGCTTCGATTTCGTCGGAAAAGGTAGCGGAGTCGACGGCGGAACCTATCGCGCGCTTGAATAGGGTAGCGACGGAGGGGCGACCCTCCTCCGATCTCGCGGGTTTCGGGGTCCGACAGTCGGAGTAGGCAGAATGATTACAGAGAGAGTCcttggcctttttctttttctgctttgCGGAGCTTTTGCGTAATGCGGACACGACGTGCGTTGGAGCTTTCTCCGTCCTTCCTTCTTCGAAAGTCTAGCGGTAATGCGGTTGGATAACGATTGACGGAGAAGAACGTtggggaaaaatggaaaaaagttgGATGTTTTAAGCTTTGCCGTGCTCGTGCACCTCTCTTGTGCTCGATCTGCGAAAACTGTCGGCTGGCCGGTTAGCGAACATAAGATGAGGAGCTCGCGAATCTTCTTCCGTGTTCGGCTTCCAAACCAATCGCCGAGGAGATTCGCTGCAAATTTTAAGTAAACGATGTTAACTTTATCTGATTAATTTGTAGAAAACATTGATTGGAAGATCTTCTGGGCGAAAGCTTGTTTGAATCCTGGTTGTATGCACATGTCGAGTCCAAAtccttttactttatttttttgttcatccaCTATATTTCTTCCAGAAGATGAACACCTTGAGGTGGAAAGAGAATTCAATCAGCAGTGCGCCGTGCTCATTAGATTAGCAATGGTCTTTGACATAACCTTGCGAGCAGGCGCTTGATTGAAAAGCAGCCCAAACTAGCTAAAACCTCATTGCCTAACAGAAGACAGAGTAAGCAAACGGAGTTCCCAGCTTGAATGGACAGAACCATACCATTTCTGAACTGAGAAGTATACGATATGGACGTCCCAACTTGTGCTTTCCACTAGAATTAGCATGTAActggttgaattgaattgaattgctGTGGGTATGAACGTCACTTTCTGTTGTATAAGAATTAACAAAAGAAACTTGGGGGTGAAAACTGATTCATGTCACCTCTTTTGCAGTTTAAGCTCGTTTCATCCGCTGCATATATCTCTCTCGTGATGACTTCTTCTTTCTTACTTGTCAACAGGTTCTGGAAATCTTAGCTGCTTTAACAGACCACCCAACTTTATTATCTGCCTCGCATTCATTCAGAAATACCCCAGAGAAGAGGTTTTCCATTTCAGAGGAGTCTGGATTGGGGAGCGTTACACAGCCCAAATGTGTTTATGTATTCCAAAGAGAATATGCTATTGTTGACCCTGCTTTGGTGGATGTATGGCTCTTCCCCTTTCCTCATTTAGAATAATTGGAATGTTTGCTTATCTTTGGAGTACTTTGTTTATTACTTGCAAAACTTCTAATGACTGTTATCATTCTACATGACAGGTTGTCGGGACTGATGAAGCAACTACATGCGTGGGGCTTGTCATTCGGAATCGGTCAAATGGAAAGTATGAAGTTAATGCGGCAGAATTAAGAGAGGCTTGGAAACAACAAACCTGTTGCGTTGCATATAAATCCCTAAATCTGCATGCTCATCTTTTTCCCATTGAATCTCAGGATTTCTATTGCCCATTTGGATTCTCCAGCTATTGTGGAAATGGGTCTTGCTCAGATGTTATCACAAATTTTTTATCACGACTTGCAGGATGAGATGGATGTAATGGTTTTGTATCTTTTATCAAAAAAAGCAAAGCTGTGATGTTTAAtgattcttgattattttcacaTTCTTATGCAAAGTCTTGTTAAATGCTGAAATGCAGGTTCATGTCATTGGCGGTTTTGAGGATGCTTCTCTTAAAGTCTGACCTGAGATCCCCTTCTTAGTGATTATCAGTGGATGTACCATCCACTTAAAGGCAAATAAATGAGTTTGATGTGTTAATTGTTGAACTTTGTATGCAGCGAATCAACCATAGTGATGGATCGGAAATCCATGGAAAAGTGGGCGGTTATTCCTTACCACTGTGTATCAAATTGATCGAAACATTGCTGAGGAGACGAGAGAAATTTCATATCCAGACATTCTTTGTGCTTGGCCACAATACTAGACCGGATGCTGATGGACGTGCATATCCTATTATTACTGGGTTCCTGGTCAGTGTCTGTTCCAGATGTACTTTTATTACATTGGTACCTTCTTCTAAATGATATTTAATAAAGAGATGGAAACATAAAAGTAGAGCAATGgaaatatggacaattttttgtcGATAGAatcttctcttttgataaaaagCAGTAGTCTGCATTACCTCCTGAGAGACGTACTACATCTATTGACAAGATGGCCTATTTTGAGTCCAACACTGGCTTCTCATTACAGGACTAGGTGCTGTAATCCAAGCAAACTTTTAATAAAAGAAGCTATTCTATTTATTTCTTGACTGTCTTTTCAAGGTCATGATGTAATGCATTTTCCTGAATTTCAGCAATTGGAGtttttaatttgtcaattttctgTGTTCCAATAATTCACTAATATGGTATTATTATGGGCTGTGCGTCAAATGTTAAATATTTGCATTTCATCTGTCTACAATTTGATTTAAACTCTTGTTCATTGAGTGTTCGTCAGGTAGAGACATCCAATGGGTCTGTATCCCCGCCTGTTTTGATAGAACTTCCAGATGTCCCGATGAAGTTGTCCGGCGAATTCGTATAACTGCTTGCAGTGATGACCCGACTTGGAGGGGCAAGTTGCTGGAGACCTATCATACTCAAGATGATAAATTCATAATTGCACCTTGCTATT
This Eucalyptus grandis isolate ANBG69807.140 chromosome 7, ASM1654582v1, whole genome shotgun sequence DNA region includes the following protein-coding sequences:
- the LOC108953839 gene encoding protein N-terminal asparagine amidohydrolase-like yields the protein MILVDDVPVVPGSDPPSPSQVLEILAALTDHPTLLSASHSFRNTPEKRFSISEESGLGSVTQPKCVYVFQREYAIVDPALVDVVGTDEATTCVGLVIRNRSNGKISIAHLDSPAIVEMGLAQMLSQIFYHDLQDEMDVHVIGGFEDASLKRINHSDGSEIHGKVGGYSLPLCIKLIETLLRRREKFHIQTFFVLGHNTRPDADGRAYPIITGFLVSVCSRCRDIQWVCIPACFDRTSRCPDEVVRRIRITACSDDPTWRGKLLETYHTQDDKFIIAPCYWSWGQFYYASTLQCLSDSEMLDECSTSPYAEGPDFVDNIRRQFDYIIKHPDWTETFPQRQPRVFERNGQGGWRRCH